A window of the Lactuca sativa cultivar Salinas chromosome 5, Lsat_Salinas_v11, whole genome shotgun sequence genome harbors these coding sequences:
- the LOC111877983 gene encoding protein DMR6-LIKE OXYGENASE 2 — translation MGEVDPSFIQEPEHRPKLAVIKAEGIPQIDLSPFVNSSPSAVAIEDLISQVRDACKNWGFFEVINHGVPVDVREKLKSAAKKFFDQPLEEKKKVKRGEGNPFGYYDTEHTKNVRDWKEVFDFTVEVPTLMPASYESDDEQTAEYSNQWADHPPELREASEEYVKEVEELSYKLLELISMSLNLPANRFEPFFSKDQTSFVRLNHYPPCPAPDLALGVGRHKDAGALTILAQDDVGGLEVKRKTDGEWIFVKPTPNSFIINVGDIIQVWSNDRYESVEHRVKVNSGRERFSIPFFLNPAHYTVVEPLAELTDERNPAKYKSYNWGKFFVTRKRSDFKKLDVENIQIYHFKKPGLEDNIVSLIENVVV, via the exons ATGGGAGAAGTTGATCCATCTTTCATCCAAGAACCTGAACACAGACCTAAACTTGCAGTAATCAAAGCCGAAGGAATCCCACAAATTGACCTCTCGCCTTTCGTAAACTCGTCTCCGTCCGCCGTCGCGATAGAAGATCTGATATCTCAGGTCCGTGACGCATGCAAAAACTGGGGATTCTTTGAAGTAATCAACCACGGGGTTCCCGTCGACGTCCGTGAAAAGCTAAAGTCGGCAGCCAAGAAGTTTTTCGATCAGCCAttagaggagaagaagaaggtgaaGAGAGGCGAAGGGAACCCATTTGGTTATTACGATACCGAACACACAAAAAATGTGAGGGACTGGAAAGAAGTTTTCGATTTCACGGTGGAGGTTCCGACATTGATGCCGGCGTCATATGAATCCGACGATGAACAGACGGCGGAGTACTCTAATCAATGGGCTGACCATCCTCCAGAATTAAG GGAGGCATCGGAAGAATATGTAAAAGAAGTTGAGGAATTGTCGTACAAACTGTTGGAATTGATATCCATGAGCTTAAACCTTCCTGCAAACCGGTTTGAGCCCTTCTTCTCCAAGGATCAAACCAGTTTTGTTCGGCTGAACCACTACCCGCCGTGCCCAGCTCCTGACCTCGCCCTTGGTGTTGGTCGACACAAGGACGCCGGCGCTTTGACGATCTTGGCTCAAGACGACGTCGGAGGTTTAGAAGTTAAGAGAAAAACCGATGGAGAGTGGATCTTTGTTAAGCCAACACCAAATTCCTTCATCATCAACGTCGGGGACATTATTCAG GTATGGAGCAATGATAGGTATGAGAGTGTAGAGCATAGGGTGAAGGTGAACTCCGGTAGAGAAAGATTTTCGATCCCATTTTTCTTGAATCCTGCACATTACACGGTGGTGGAGCCGCTTGCTGAGCTGACGGATGAAAGAAACCCTGCAAAGTATAAGAGTTATAACTGGGGCAAGTTCTTTGTCACCAGAAAACGTAGTGATTTTAAGAAACTGGATGTTGAAAATATACAGATTTATCATTTTAAGAAACCCGGATTAGAGGATAATATCGTTTCTCTTATTGAGAATGTTGTTGTATAA
- the LOC111877992 gene encoding protein DMR6-LIKE OXYGENASE 2 yields MGEVDPTFIQQPEHRPKLEVIEAQGIPQIDLSPLLTSSPADVHADLVAQVRDACENWGFFQVFNHGIPVESRGKLISAAKRFFDQPMEEKRKVRRDEAHPLGYYDTEHTKNVRDWKEVFDVTVDVPTLMWASHEPDDEQMTEYLNQWPHHPPELREACEEYVKDVQKLSYKLLELIALSLNLPANRFEAFFSKGQTSFIRLNHYPPCPAPDLALGVGRHKDAIALTILTQDDVGGLEVKRKTDGEWIFVKPTPNTFIINVGDMIQVWSNDKYESVEHRVMVNSTRERFSIPFFLCPSYYTVVEPLVELIDEQNPAKYDSYNWGKFFATRKRSNFKKLDVENIQIYHFKKSYELKG; encoded by the exons ATGGGAGAAGTAGATCCAACCTTCATTCAACAACCAGAACACAGACCTAAACTTGAAGTAATCGAAGCTCAAGGAATTCCACAAATTGACCTCTCACCATTGCTAACCTCGTCTCCTGCGGACGTTCATGCAGATCTTGTGGCTCAGGTCCGTGACGCGTGTGAAAATTGGGGATTCTTCCAAGTCTTCAACCACGGAATCCCGGTGGAGAGCCGTGGAAAGCTGATATCGGCGGCGAAGAGGTTCTTCGATCAGCCGATGGAGGAGAAGAGGAAGGTGAGGAGAGACGAAGCGCATCCGTTAGGTTACTACGACACTGAACATACCAAAAATGTGAGGGACTGGAAGGAGGTTTTTGATGTGACGGTGGACGTTCCGACGTTGATGTGGGCATCTCATGAGCCCGACGATGAACAGATGACAGAGTATCTTAACCAATGGCCTCACCATCCTCCGGAATTAAG GGAGGCATGTGAAGAATACGTTAAAGATGTTCAAAAACTGTCATACAAATTGTTGGAACTTATTGCACTTAGCTTGAACCTTCCTGCAAACCGATTTGAAGCCTTTTTCTCCAAGGGCCAAACTAGTTTCATTCGACTTAACCACTATCCACCTTGCCCTGCTCCCGACCTAGCCCTTGGGGTTGGTCGACACAAGGATGCCATTGCTTTGACTATATTGACTCAAGATGACGTAGGGGGTTTAGAAGTTAAGCGAAAAACCGATGGGGAGTGGATCTTTGTCAAGCCTACACCTAATACCTTCATTATCAATGTTGGGGACATGATTCAG GTATGGAGTAACGACAAGTATGAAAGTGTAGAGCATAGGGTAATGGTGAATTCGACCAGAGAAAGGTTTTCGATCCCATTTTTCTTGTGCCCTTCATACTACACTGTGGTGGAGCCGTTGGTAGAGTTGATTGATGAACAAAACCCTGCCAAGTATGATAGTTACAATTGGGGCAAATTCTTTGCAACACGAAAACGTAGTAATTTTAAGAAACTTGATGTTGAAAACATACAGATTTATCATTTCAAAAAATCATATGAGCTAAAAGGGTGA